One Argentina anserina chromosome 6, drPotAnse1.1, whole genome shotgun sequence genomic window, gttttcattgatcacattatTCTTTGCTCATTTATCACGTAGTCGTAACTTCAGTATATGAGTTTTTCCAACTTCTGATATGCAATACGACTCATTttctttgtatgaataagagaAAAAGTACTCCAATTTCTTTCATAAGCATAATAGGAAGCCGTTTGTGCTAAAAGACGCATGACAATTATTGATACGTTTGGTGCAGAATACCCCTATTGTGCCCACCAATCAGTTGTAAATGAACTATAGTTGGTTACCACGAAATACATTAATTTtcataaaatgatgaaaatttatataaactaCAAACTTGAACTTATGGTCCCTCTTGTTTTTTGGCTAATGTGTGGCCAAATGATACTTTTGCATCCTGAAAACATACGATCTGCATTAACCATTGAAAACTGGTTATACTAATTGTCCAATATTTTAAGCTTTGTAATCAATTTAAAGATACCTCATCTATATCCCTCAAGGAGAACACTTGTTACTGAAATTACTTGAAATCTCACTATTCATTGGGAATTCTGGATATCCTCTTTTGGCCTTCATAAGACTACTCTGTGACTCTTTATTTTGAATTCCCTCAAGATCAAAGAGAGCACTTGTCACTGATATGACTTAACTtataagagttaagactttaACCTTTACTCATTATCCAAATATCTTTTTGATAGGAGCATTTTATGCGGCGATATTATAGTGTCAATCcttgcatttatatttgtttatttttccttAAAAATATCATATTAACTTAGTTGtgtgtttatataatttgtagaGTAATTGAGAAGCAATCTTCATATTCCCTAGCATATATGGATCACAAGAAGACCTAGAGAATGACTACTTCTAGTGGACGGCAAAGGGGTTGCAATTAGAAGGAATCAAAATTGAGGAAGGATTGGGATACAAGGATAATTAAGAGAGACGGACAGAGACCAAAACGAGGACTCaccttcaatctcatcaagctcACTATCAAATCTCCTCAAGTTACAATCTGAATCCCCTCAGGCTACCTTAAATCTCATCAAGGCTTCACAAGTTGCTTCATACAATTACAAAGGAACCCACCATCATCACCATATACATCTCTATCTTTCACTGTTGCCCTTCCTTtgtaatttatgattttattgtgtgATTGTCTCAACCATGTGTGGCTAATTTTTCTTAGTTAGGTGCAAGGTTAGAAGCCCCAAATATGTGACAAACATAGTTTGATTCTTGGTTTTGTTATTATTAAGTTGTCGAAGACgtttatttggttttgtttgctTGTTTATGTTCATGAATGAATGCATAGAACATTATGAACCTGTGAGTGGGGCTAGAAATATGTTGACTGATCTCTTAAACGGTCAAAATGCTTATTTCAAAGTAGTAAAATGACTAAAATCTATAGGACAAAAGGAGAAACCAAATAAAGAGGATTACATATTGCATACTTGTTTCAATCAAACTTCCATTGAGTTCATTACTTATGGTAATTCATTGAAAAAGATAGCGTTTATACCTGGATTGATTATTCTAAATGCTAAGTAAAGGTGCGTTATCTTACTGTAGTAATTGTGGGAAGTAATAAGAACTTACGCAATGCGTTCACGGTTTATTCTTGATTAAAACCGATTTTCGACTTAATAATTAAAACCTAGGATTGTACACATGTTTTGAGCATATTTTATGGTGGACAACTGAGTCTATAACATCTTCTCCATAatatattttctcaatttcacattgatttgtttgtttttcattcatttaCTTTTCTTGTTCTGCTCTGTTCGTAACACCAAAACACCATTTCCTTTACTTGTTTTTTCTTCAACTCATTCCATTCTCACCTTCTGTCCCTTACGTCCTCCATCCCACCATTatattctttatttatttattagtttagttaattagttagtttttttcttttgtgtgtGAAATTAAATACCCTTAGCCTCTGGTATCGAACGATATTTGATTATTCTATACTATGATTGTCAATTTTTTGCAGAGTTAATTGTGAGGCTATTTTAGCCGTATCacttttacgaaaaattaaaaattagccgatTGAAAGACTACTATTCTAGTCTTCTTTTTAATATCTCTCGAAGctcgaggtgattaattaatcaaaaactcatCTCTGAGAGTCTGAGACATTCTCAAGTTgagataaattttttaaatgaaaattttcagatattgctccaaaatatcgaagatatatcgtaaatatcaGAAATCTCACTCTTCATTGGGAATTCTAGTTATCCTCTTCTGGCCTTCATAAGACTACTATGTGACTctttattttggattcccTCAAGGTCAAAGAGAACACTTATCACTAATATGACTTGACTTTTAAGAGCTAAGACTTGAACTTTTACTCCTTATCCGAATATCATTTTGATAGGAGCATTTTATGCGGTAATATTATAGTGTAAATctttgcatttatatttgtttatttcCTTAAAAATATCATATTAACTTAGTTGtgtgtttatataatttgtagaGTAATTGAGAAGCAATCTTCATATTCCCTAGCATATATGGATCACAAGAAGATCTAGAGAATGACTACTTCTAGTGGACGGCAGAGGGGTTGCAATTGAAATGAATCAAAATTGAGGAAGGATTGGGATACAAGGATAATTAAGAGAAACAGACAGAGACTGAAACGAGGACTCACCttcaatctcctcaagctcacTATCCAATCTCCTCAAGTTACAATCCAAATTCCCTAAAGCTACTTTAAATCTCATCAAGGCTTCACAAGTTGCTTCATACAATTACAAAGGAACCCACCATCATCACCATAGACATCTCCATCTTCCACTGTTGCTCTTCCTTGGTAAcgttttgattttatttgtgtgattgtgatcggttcgattactcgagatcaatattaaccatgtaagcatcagtagtagtataaagcaagagggtatcgttcacaaaccaggaatccaaccagggtaaagaatcacaaacatttaacaacgaattcataagagatataaagatttgatataggatcgtatcaataacaaaataaataaatcataaactaatatatacatgtgatcaaccaacaaacacataaaatcaccaaacaaatcatcacaagtagcttcaaaatcataatctcatcctatgcaaacaccgagccttagcggacaagtattgagtgaacaaacaacaacctaatgccgaactaggttacttagcgcatccctaactcgaaacatggcctggtaatcctatcttagcgcttagaaattacaagataacatgtcattctcaatcttaccatttcattgattcatctcttatctaattacttagcgcatcttagataacaatgGATCATAGTTAATTcttagtgattactaacaagtcaagcatgtcacttactttaacaagtttaCAAAAACAgttaagaatcctatatgcaaaactaacttagcgccttgaatcacatatagttaacgcacaagaaagagaatcattaaatcattgaattataaactcacgacatctacatagaaatcatagaaaacaaaatcataactactttataacatcttgcaaaatcgtaaactacatgagagtattccacaaattcggaactagccaaaaacataaacacaacatcacacaaagaatccaaactgaaaacataagtgaagaagtaacgagttacactttataaatctccttagcggtatcaaaacaaggtaGCACGACTTCAATTTGAATGGCAATCTTAGGCGTAGcactttggatcgaatggaatgaagggaagatggtgttttcgccttgaatggctttgagaatgatgagtagtgtttaaggcaaagctttggctagtcttttgagcaaggttgatgatgtttttatgtgtaaatgaggtgctatatatagaggaagaaacccaagggaggctgtccacaaagtccacaaagttgaaaccaaattggttgaggtttcatagattttctcaattcggcagatctgacctttgtacCTTGTTCTGACCATacctttctctagaaaatagatatttagCTGATTCCAATGatatttgaaaatagactCCCATAGATTTTCATCCATATGTCATGGATTTTTTGAATCAttgtgagctgtccaggggagcccgtcaaagttggatgacctgcactgccagaattctgatttctataaggattgcatatcttttgcattaattgcatatcttcttcctcctttaatgctgagtttttttgcacaaatttctttctttgaatAAAGGAGGCACCGagagtcttaattgttgcagccatgtttgatttttcttacatcttctcattaatttgctgcatgtcttctttgactttcttacctcttcttatttaatttgctgcatgcattctttgacattctttggtgcaggaatttatggtgattctgatatagatttgtgctctatatgtaggAGAAACAAGATCCCAagttttccttgtagaactAGGATtactttccttctccaacatggatttgtaattcccaataagaataagtacgttagaaacaaagaaataggaaaagaTGAAtcatactcgaacaaggaatcatatctcaacaatgattcttaacacttagcacgatttcatcattaattcactcataatcgatataagctTTACCTAGAcatttattcatacaaaagaaactaaaacatactaaataagaggtaacaaagagtaagaatatggcataaacacattaagaacgtcacactttgtgctcataTCAGATTGTCTCAACTATGTGTGGCTAATTTTTCTTAGTTAGGTGCAAGGTTAGAACCCCTAAATATGTGACAAACACATTCTTGGTTTTGTTATTATTAAGTTGTCGAAGACatttatttggttttgtttgctTGTTTATGTTCATGAATGCATGCATAGAAAATTATGAACTTTTGAGTGGGGCTAGAAATAGGTTGACTGATCTCTTAAATGGTCAAAAGGCTTATTTCAAAGTAGTAAAATCTATATGACAAAAGGTGAAACCAAATAAAGAGGATTACATGCTAGGTAGACGTTTCCACACTAGTTTTGCATACTTGTTTCAATCAAACTTCCATTGAGTTTATTGCTTATGGTAATTCATTGAAAAAGATAGCGTCTATACCTGGATTGATTATTCTAAATACTAAGTAACGGTGTGTCATTTTACTCTAGTAATTGTGGGAAGTAATAAGAACTTACACAATGCGTTCACGGTTTGTTCTTGATTGAAGCCGATTCTCGACTTAATAATTAGAACTTAGGATTGTACACATGTTTTGAACATATTCGATGGTGGATAACTGAGTCTATAACATCTTCTCCATAatatattttctcaatttcacattgatttgtttgtttttcattCACTTACTTTTCTTGTTCTGCTCTGTTCGTAACACCAAAACCCCCTTTTCTTTACTTGTTTTTTCTTCAACTCATTCCATTCTCACCTTGTGTCCCTTGCGTCCTCCATCCCACCATTCTattctttgtttatttattagtttagttaattagttagttttttttcttttgtgtgtGAAATTAAATACCTTCAGTCTCTAGTATCGAACGATATTTGATTATTCTATACTACGATTGTCAATTTTTTGCAGGGTTAATTGTGAGGCTATTTAGTCGTATCACttttacaaaaaattataaattagcCGATTAAAAgactactcttctagtcttcTTTTTGATATATCTCGAGTctcgaggtgattaattaatcaaaaacttaTCTTTGAGAGTCTGAGACATTCTCAAGTTAAGATAAAATTTTTAAGTGAATTTTTTCAGATATTGCTccaaaatatcgaagatatatcggatatatcgtaaatattagaaatattttatattatcGGAGAAAAATCACAGATACgggaataaaaaaatatttacccctaagatataccatttctttgaaaaaaagagataatattttttattgagAAGATTTTAAAACCTTGCTGCAGATAAGTAAATTCCGAAGTAAACCGAAGAGGGCGTGAGGTAGAAACATCTAGCTGGTTGCCATTGTTGAAGGAAAAGAGGATCGTAGATTCGTAGTCTTAGGACATTTACTTACCTTTAATTTACTGTTTAAGTACCCAAATTAATGGTCAGTTAACTGAGTAAGTAAAATTGTTTCTTTAAGCTTCAGTTTTAAAACCGAAATACAATAATGATGACTTGAGTCATCGATCAGCTTACTTTTCAAAAGCACTTTGGTCAGCTTATTTTTCGAAAGCAGACCTTTGCTCAATTATAAACTATTGACTCCTTAGGAAATGATAACACATTGATGATGAGTGTTTGGCTAAGAGGGGACGAGGATTGTTGACCAAAACTTAAAACTCACTCTGCGTGCATGTGTTCAATCAAAGCCTTTGCATTCTCTAACGATTTCTCTCCCATTCCCCTTTTCTCGTACTTCTTCAGGCTTCATGTCCAACATCATATCACTAAACATTACTAGTGTAAGGCTACAAATGCCAAGTTAAAACATACAAATacatcaaataaataaaaaattattgctCGTCAGCATCATAAATCTGGGAAGCATGGCCTGAAATCATCTGCATATGTTCTTTTAGACCTGTATACGTCTTCAGTATAAATGTTTGAATGGTATAATAAACTGGTAATTGTACGTATCGATCCATAGTTTCTGTTAACAGATTCGCCTAGCGAGTTGATCTCAATCAAGAGGTTTTTCTATTGAAATGGCGCCGGCTGGTACAGTTAAGTTGAAGAATCGGAATAAGGCGGGAGAGGATCAGGCACATGAACTAGTATTAATTGGCAATTATGCGCTTATAATAACTGTGACAAGTAcaacaaaaaatatgaacgCAGAACATTATAGAGAAATTCTTAAATGTGACCACTCACTTAAAGATCGTCACATGTCACTCTTCCCCCAATTCAACAACTCCTTTGTTGTTATTCTTCTTCCATCCCTCTTCTACTCCTCTCCTCTGTCTAGCCCGATTGTAATGGCCTTCACCACCACCTCCATAATCAGCTAAAGTTTGAGAATTTCACATTAAATTCCATTACATGCTCTAATTGAAGCAGAAGCCAACAATCTAAACACCGTCGAACCCCTCCGGGCTTCTCTACCGGAGAAGCATCCAACATAAGAATCTAAACACCGTCGAACCCATCGCCACCAACATAAGAATTTGCATCTACACCTACGACCATTCCACTGCCGTGGAGACTGCGACTCTTCCGGTCATTTCCGTCCGTATACTGCAACTTTTAAACATTTAAGCTGCCGTAGCCATGGATCCATGGTTCATCTCAATCATGCATATGAAATCCCccaacaatatataatttacATCTCCATCATCTTCATTGTTGGAGGGTTGAATTGTAATGCATATTGTGGAGCTGTGCAAGATTGCATCTTGGTGTTTCTGGATTTCTCACTCGAGTTCTCTTGGGTTTTCTTTATCGATGCTGACGTGGAAAGAAAGCCAGATGTCGACTTTTAATTAGATGTGTATATTGCCAGCTGGTACGCATGAAGCACAGGAGAATTTCTCAACATTATATATTAGAAGTTTAGAACATGGCCAAAATTCTGCAGATTGGACTTTGTTTTGGTCTGCAGGATTTTCGGGATGCCTTACAATTCACTTATCCACTTTTGGTGTCTCTGATATCTAGTACAAAGGATCAATGATTGTCACAACTCACGATCAATAATTGTCATATACATCGAGAGTGTAACTAAAATTCACTCCACACAGCCACTTGCTCTGCTCATATAGCTCTGCAATGGAtagtcttttcatttcagatTTCAACTTTCTACAAGAACATGGGCATACAAACAACAAGAGAGATCCAAACAGTCAAACAACATTTGAAAGGAAATTGTGGGGAAAACTTGGCAATAGGAGGCGATCGAAATAGTGAAAATACTTTGCACTTTGCAGTATTACTTTAATATCAAAGCTTTAAATTATTACACCATAGAAATTGGTTACAGATTTGGAGTCTATCTAACTATTGCAATAACAAAGTTGCTTACTATGTTGAGgttaaatgaagaaaaaatattcTATGACATGAATTATTTTTAGCCAAAATTAAGTTGTAATGTTGGTAGCAATCTTGAAACAATTTGGATGACTAGTACCTAGAATCACGTAAACAAATTGCATAGACCTACCAATGACAATACTTTATTCAGTTTTATGTTTTaggttttttcttcttctaataTCTCATATTAGCTTATGTTATCTAGTAAAGAAAATCTTTTGATAAGAGATACATTACAAACTGTGTCGATATATATACTGAAATCTCACATGAAGTCTGAGATAGCCATCTTCATGTTATTAAGTAGGTAACAAAGTAATTaagttgaaaagaaaaagtcCCTCCAAGTGCTCAATGGAAACCGGATTGCTCTAGGGTTAGAGGAAAATTTTTTGTTTGGGTCCATTGATGCTAACGCCGGACGAgagttggggggggggggggggagagcAAGGGAGGCTGTGGGTGGTGGTCCGTTGGAGGGTGGCTGCTCCAGGGTTGGTTGACTTGGTGTTTTGAATTTTGGTTTTGCAAGGTCTTTGTCGGATAGCAATGCTTTGATGTCGCTCTTGAATCATCAGTTGGTCATGTCGACAGGTGGTGCTGGCGATGGTGTGGTACACTAGGGGGAGCGGGGGCGTTGATTGGTTGGTTGGTTCTTGGCGATCTCTTTTGCTGGATTGATCCTTGATATGCGGTGTGCAATATTTGTCGTGGGACTGGCTGATGGCTTGATGGTGGTGCTAGCGACGACGTGGGCTGTAGGTTTCCGTGCCCAAATGCAGCGGTGGCCTAGCGGTTGATTTATGAGTCATTTGGTCTTTGGAGGGCCATGGAGGTGGTCATGGGCTCTTTTGGGCCTAGGATGGGCCAACTAGTTGTTGTTTAGGTGGGCTTGGGTCTTTAGCCCAGgtatgtttgtttcttttcttttgtttgttttttagtctttttaaatggttttaatTGTTCCTCCTCCTTGAGTGAGGGTTGGATTTGTTAGTAGGTAGGGTGTTGGTCGTGTCGTTGGGTGTGCCATAGTTATGGTGTAAGTCATTTCTAGGAACTATCTAAATGTCGGTTTTTTTTGTGTTAATGTAATGAGGATGTTGTCTTTGTAAATATGCCGGAGGTTTTGGTATGCGATGTTATAAGAGCGGTTTTTTCCTCGAGATTGACGGCGAGTATGTATCGACTACTTTTGGAATCAGATTTGTTTGGTTTGAGATTGGACCTTCTAGGCTCATATCTATTGCCTCTTGCGATAGTACTATGACTAGTAGTTTTGGTCGAGGAATTTTATTTCACCACGAAGTGTTCTCTTATTGTACTATTATTCtgatcaaatatatatttcctttttcaaaagaaaagaaaagtaggTAACagataaatgattttaacagCATAATCTTGTGGCAATATTTGGATGGATAATTTTAGTCATCCACATTCAGGATTTCCAATTTATTGACAATCATGAGTTAGGGCATACGATCGTTGTGGAAAAATATAAGTGCAAGTAGCTTATGCAAATACTTACGACCATATCGAGAGCAGTATTACAATGACAAGAGAAGTGCTTAATATTATTCATTTCGTAGGGCTGCAGGTGCAGCacctttatatataatttgagaCAACAGGTAATCTGGCCAAAGGACAAGAGTCACACGACTGCATTTCAGATTAGCATAGTGTTCTTAAATATAAGATCATCAATGCGGTTAGCTCATTTTGTGTAATGGAGAAAACTGCACAAAGAAATTTGGGGAACTCGTTAAGCAAGTGATTGCACCATTATTAACAACAAGATATCTGTTAGGACAAGGAGAACTGGATCAATGACAATAATTCAGTACCATTTTCCAATTCAGTTTACGGATCAAGAACTGTTAACGGGCTCTGATGTATGATCTCAAGACAATGCTAATCATATGCTCAGCATTCTTCATTCTTTGCTTAAACTGAGCATCGTCTAGTGAATTATGTCATAAGAATGGAAAAGTATGAGCATTTTGATGAACTCAGAAGGCTAATAAAATTTCAGAATTGAGGAAAAAGGAAGATTGTAAAGCAAGAAGAAATGATATAGACTGCTTCGAATGTGTTTTTATTTCCATCTCTTGGACTAGAAgtgatagaagaagaaaaaatgtaATTGAAGAAAGTCAGAGGACTTTCCAACTGTTATCAGGTTTGATCataaattgaagaaatctCCATTTTCTACAAATGATTCGGCCAATATCAGTGGCGTGGAAGGAGAATGATTTTAGACGGGACTAAACATACTGAGAGATAGTATAAGAGAtgcaagagtacaagacccgAACACGAGTGATTTAACCCATGCGCAGCTACTGAGTCTATTAAGAAGAATTGATTCAACTGAAGTTGGGGTGAGAACTTCGACAATCACATTAAGAAAAACGATTTTGAAGGTTTATATTCAAATAGTCTCCCTAATCATGGACTAGCTTGCGAATGGTGTTGTTCTCATCCTTCATAAGATGCATTAAGAAAGGTCATTTAGGACGATTTAACAAACACAGTTTTAGTCCTCAATGAGTGCACTTTTCTCTCAGTTTTATTGTTAAAAATGACTCATCTCGTGTTCCAGTAGtccaattaaaaaaatacgGTTAAAACAACTGTACTTCACTACTTCCATCTGTTCCAACAAACAACTGTAATGCGTGATCCAGAAACCAACTCCACCGGTACCACTGGGAGCATTAACGCCCCATCTTGGTACCAACCCACAGATTGTTCAAGGCTTGAGAACCTGTGGATGTGAACCTGAGAGCTTCGAAATACAAATCTGACCAAATGACAGCTTCTAAAGCAACATGGATGGAAACCTTCCAAAGCTTTAGATTCCTAGCACGCCAGATATACCAGATAAGTACCATCAGCTTTCTAAGAGAGGCACTCAAAGAGAGACTGCGCACTGAGAAGGAAACAGATGAACAGAGGCCTTTGAGAGAATAAGCAGTAAATCTGGGATAGAGGTAGTGAGTGCCATACTAATGGAAGGCAGTCTCTATATATGAGGGGCACTACGGCTGAATCACCATGTAGGCAACCTGCCCTAACCTTTCAAGACAGAAGGTTTCGAAAAACAATTATAACCTTTCCCTAGACAGGCGGAGTTTTATGGCAATTATTAGGGATTATGACATGAATTACCAGGAAAGCAGGATGTCATCCCTGATACAATTAAAATGTATACAATGAAGGATGGACTGCGCAAATATggaattatatataaacttaACAATACTAGTGGGTAGCTAAACATTGGCTTCTCTCTGAGTTTTACTAAGATTAACAGCAGATTGTATGTTCTAAATTGGTAGAAGTGATAAAGAGAAATGTTAGAATCACCCAGCACCGTTGGCTTCCTGAACTATAACAGATGGTAATGTTCTTAACAGACCAAGATCAAATAACAGAAAGATTAACATTGCAACAGATTGCAACAGTTTTACTAAGATTAACAACAGATTACATTCATGTTAATATTCAGCAGCTCATAAAGGGAACTGGCTGTAACCAAAGCTTCAAGAAGGGGGTTCACAACCAAGGATTTTATTCCAGGCATAATCCAAGAAGAAAATTACAAGAAAACTAGAAGCACCCCAGTAAACTTCAATGATCAGAAAAAATTATTTGAATATAAGAAGTTGATGAGTTTATGTACAGTCGAAGCAAATAAACTAGACTACTAGTAGTACAAGAGTACAACTCTGATTTGCCACACAATAAAAAGCCTAATCCCCTGAAGTTAAGGAAGCTCATAACATTGATaaagtaaaaacaaataattcaAGCAGATAGTTGATAATCACCTCATCAATGTCAAAGGACAAAGTCATAGTAAAAGGTGAACAGTGTAATCAGTGAAGTAGTAATACAAGGGCATTTAAGTAGGGGAAATGGCAATAAATAAAGGCAAGGAGCACATACAACACTGTTGACCACCTGAAGAAGAGGCTTTCAGTTCAGTCTTCTCCTTCTGGGGGCACGGGAGTCTCCACTATCCATGTCTGAAACCCTTGAAGcttcatttcttcttctggaagatgaagaaatgGAAACCATAGAATCAATTTCCACAGCTGTGTCCACTTGACTCTCAGAATTTATAACAGCTTGAATACTTGAGAAAGAGTCTCTATCATCAACTGGTGGAGGCGGCTCTGGAATTCTAACTGCAGGTGTAATTGGGTGGTTATGGAAATAAGCCTCCACCAACCTTTCAGCAGAACTTAATGCAgatgagagagaagaaagtgTTGCTCTATGTGATTGTGTTCTCCGAAGTAGCACGGCCTGAAGCCTGCGGTTTTCTCCTGTATCAATGCTAGTAATATTGTCTTGCGTTAAATCCACAACTTCAGTTGGTGCCACCTGATTTTGCTGCTCTCTACGCAGTGCTCGAGATGTCAAAATCCTATTTAACAAGCCATTAGTTCTTTCCGTGGCGGAATCCCGGGGAGTATCTTCTGTGGGCTGAACCAAGTCCCGAGACAAATCAAATCTACTTCCAAGGCGTCGAATCATCTCCTCCACTGGAAAAGTAAACGCACTCCTCTGAATAGTTTGCCTCAAGCTTTCAACCCGACGCGCTTGAGGCCTAAGAGGGATCTTAAGATTGGAGTCATCATCTGCCTCAGGAGTATTGTTCCCACGGCCATAAATAGGAGTCACATTCTTCAGAGTAACCTCTCCCTTACAAACTGGGCATTCCTTTGCATCGGAATGCACATGCAACCATCGGTAGATGCATGGCCAACAAAACAGATGACCACAACAAGTCAACACAGGATCCCTAGCCAAGTCCAAACAAATATTACAATCAAAGAAGCTCCCATCACAGCCACTGCTCTTTTCAACATCATCCTTCTCCTCTGAAGTCTCATTCTCCAAAATCCCATTAACATTTTCACACTTCTTAGGCACATCATTGCTTCTTTCCTCCGCCGCAACACTACCCTCCCCGGCTTGTAGAATGCTCGTATTCCCAGAATTGACAGTCAATTGATTCAGCTCCGAAGAC contains:
- the LOC126798242 gene encoding uncharacterized protein LOC126798242 codes for the protein MGDETSDAMNLDLNLGPGPEPASAAMSYESVNLEEGWMEQPIHRIAEAFGFSPLFGRRWPLPGGRNVSSELNQLTVNSGNTSILQAGEGSVAAEERSNDVPKKCENVNGILENETSEEKDDVEKSSGCDGSFFDCNICLDLARDPVLTCCGHLFCWPCIYRWLHVHSDAKECPVCKGEVTLKNVTPIYGRGNNTPEADDDSNLKIPLRPQARRVESLRQTIQRSAFTFPVEEMIRRLGSRFDLSRDLVQPTEDTPRDSATERTNGLLNRILTSRALRREQQNQVAPTEVVDLTQDNITSIDTGENRRLQAVLLRRTQSHRATLSSLSSALSSAERLVEAYFHNHPITPAVRIPEPPPPVDDRDSFSSIQAVINSESQVDTAVEIDSMVSISSSSRRRNEASRVSDMDSGDSRAPRRRRLN